The following are from one region of the Cottoperca gobio chromosome 13, fCotGob3.1, whole genome shotgun sequence genome:
- the LOC115017986 gene encoding uncharacterized protein LOC115017986 isoform X1, with translation MTQTRSKMIPLFALGYILLVWLICGFTNVSGATVGATEAYKNNCCRKTWMEIGYDIRKAVCCENHLYPGAERSRCGGQAFNPEEDTCCKVENGYTKTAVTEGLSEKVSSCCGLKAYNPLNEICCQSTVVAKPAPKAHCCGQEAFDVDKQLCCGPTHNKTILTRYSSDHLCCGNNQFDSKAECCCLIQNALKTQPISSSCCVKESARLGTKAHNTFQELSSQSTVVDKPAPHFQCCGGKVFNNHTQLCCGPTHNKTILTRYSSDHLCCGNNQFDSKAECCCLIQNALKTQPISSSCCVKKSAHLGTKAHNTFQELSSQSTVVDKPAPHFQCCGGKVFNNHTQLCCGPTHNKTILTRYSCDHLCCGNNQFDSKTECCCLIQNALKTQPISSSCCVKESGRCDEAPPVYNPHTHICCVGCVSERKSEWKPWIDQFYVSHGQHYCGTELYWPHTQICCNGHRHHKKENTHCCGVKAYNIKDPRMKCCAWALHTLTIGHEGQCCGSILQTSMNVCCSSEDEEVLYSAKTGYRCCGHRYYNPSLWSCCAGKLSPVQQPRQNESERVKESILLSVNNLNETNLCDEMRIGTLESVSPHSIMFGNVLKIHGRNGIVTHMASPQILKTPDRCSFPKLIPGNNYLFDEVNVFADFQHNSILQSLHFIISKCHRP, from the exons ATGACCCAAACACGCTCCAAGATGATCCCTCTTTTTGCTTTGGGTTACATTCTATTAGTTTGGCTGATTTGCGGCTTCACCAATGTTTCTG GGGCTACGGTGGGAGCTACAGAAGCCTATAAAAACAACTGCTGCCG AAAAACCTGGATGGAAATAGGGTATGACATCCGCAAGGCCGTATGCTGTGAGAATCATCTTTATCCAGGGGCAGAGCGGTCACGCTGTGGAGGGCAGGCTTTCAACCCTGAAGAAGACACTTGTTGTAAAGTAGAAAATGGATACACCAAAACAG CTGTTACAGAGGGTCTTAGCGAAAAGGTGTCATCTTGCTGTGGACTGAAGGCCTACAACCCACTCAATGAAATATGCTGTCAGTCAACCGTCGTAGCCAAACCTGCGCCAAAGGCCCACTGTTGTGGTCAGG AGGCTTTTGATGTGGACAAGCAGCTGTGTTGTGGTCCGACCCATAACAAGACGATCCTGACGAGATATTCCAGTGACCACCTGTGCTGTGGAAATAACCAGTTTGACTCTAAAGCTGAGTGCTGCTGTTTGATACAGAACGCTCTGAAGACACAACCCATCAGTTCCAGCTGCTGCGTGAAGGAGTCAG CTCGCTTAGGAACAAAGGCCCACAACACATTCCAAGAACTAAGCTCTCAATCTACTGTTGTAGACAAACCTGCGCCACATTTCCAATGCTGTGGTGGAA AGGTATTTAATaatcacacacagctgtgttgtgGTCCGACCCATAACAAGACGATCCTGACGAGATATTCCAGTGACCACCTGTGCTGTGGAAATAACCAGTTTGACTCTAAAGCTGAGTGCTGCTGTTTGATACAGAACGCTCTGAAGACACAACCCATCAGTTCCAGCTGCTGCGTGAAGAAGTCAG CTCACTTAGGAACAAAGGCCCACAACACATTCCAAGAACTAAGCTCTCAATCTACTGTTGTAGACAAACCTGCGCCACATTTCCAATGCTGTGGTGGAA AGGTATTTAATaatcacacacagctgtgttgtgGTCCGACCCATAACAAGACGATCCTGACGAGATATTCCTGTGACCACCTGTGCTGTGGAAATAACCAGTTTGACTCTAAAACTGAGTGCTGCTGTTTGATACAGAACGCTCTGAAGACACAACCCATCAGTTCCAGCTGCTGCGTGAAGGAGTCAG GTCGATGTGATGAGGCCCCTCCTGTGTATAACCCACATACGCATATCTGCTGTGTTGGCTGTGTATCCGAGCGGAAGTCTGAGTGGAAACCTTGGATAGATCAA TTTTATGTCTCACATGGACAACACTACTGCGGGACAGAACTCTATTGGCCTCACACCCAGATCTGCTGCAATGGACACAG ACatcacaaaaaggaaaacacccACTGCTGTGGGGTAAAAGCCTACAACATTAAAGACCCGCGGATGAAGTGCTGTGCATGGGCACTACACACCCTGACTATTGGACATGAAGGGCAGTGCTGTGGATCCATTCTGCAAACCTCAATG AATGTTTGCTGCTCGAGTGAGGACGAGGAGGTGCTCTACTCTGCAAAGACAGGATACCGATGCTGTGGTCACCGCTACTACAACCCCTCACTGTGGTCCTGCTGTGCAGGGAAGCTGAGTCCAGTACAGCAACCACGACAGAATGAGAGCGAGAGGGTTAAAG AATCCATCCTTCTGTCAGTTAACAATCTGAATGAAACAAATCTTTGCGACGAAA TGCGAATCGGAACTTTGGAAAGTGTGTCTCCGCACAGCATCATGTTCGGCAACGTGCTGAAAATCCATGGAAGAAATGGCATCGTCACACATATGGCCTCACCTCAAATCCTGAAAACACCTGATCGCTGCAGCTTCCCTAAACTGATCCCTGGGAACAACTACTTATTTGATGAAGTTAATGTTTTTGCTGATTTCCAACATAACTCTATTCTCCAGTCGCTCCATTTCATTATTTCCAAGTGTCATCGTCCTTAG
- the LOC115017986 gene encoding uncharacterized protein LOC115017986 isoform X2 gives MTQTRSKMIPLFALGYILLVWLICGFTNVSGATVGATEAYKNNCCRKTWMEIGYDIRKAVCCENHLYPGAERSRCGGQAFNPEEDTCCKVENGYTKTAVTEGLSEKVSSCCGLKAYNPLNEICCQSTVVAKPAPKAHCCGQEAFDVDKQLCCGPTHNKTILTRYSSDHLCCGNNQFDSKAECCCLIQNALKTQPISSSCCVKESARLGTKAHNTFQELSSQSTVVDKPAPHFQCCGGKVFNNHTQLCCGPTHNKTILTRYSSDHLCCGNNQFDSKAECCCLIQNALKTQPISSSCCVKKSAHLGTKAHNTFQELSSQSTVVDKPAPHFQCCGGKVFNNHTQLCCGPTHNKTILTRYSCDHLCCGNNQFDSKTECCCLIQNALKTQPISSSCCVKESGRCDEAPPVYNPHTHICCVGCVSERKSEWKPWIDQFYVSHGQHYCGTELYWPHTQICCNGHRHHKKENTHCCGVKAYNIKDPRMKCCAWALHTLTIGHEGQCCGSILQTSMNVCCSSEDEEVLYSAKTGYRCCGHRYYNPSLWSCCAGKLSPVQQPRQNESERVKVRIGTLESVSPHSIMFGNVLKIHGRNGIVTHMASPQILKTPDRCSFPKLIPGNNYLFDEVNVFADFQHNSILQSLHFIISKCHRP, from the exons ATGACCCAAACACGCTCCAAGATGATCCCTCTTTTTGCTTTGGGTTACATTCTATTAGTTTGGCTGATTTGCGGCTTCACCAATGTTTCTG GGGCTACGGTGGGAGCTACAGAAGCCTATAAAAACAACTGCTGCCG AAAAACCTGGATGGAAATAGGGTATGACATCCGCAAGGCCGTATGCTGTGAGAATCATCTTTATCCAGGGGCAGAGCGGTCACGCTGTGGAGGGCAGGCTTTCAACCCTGAAGAAGACACTTGTTGTAAAGTAGAAAATGGATACACCAAAACAG CTGTTACAGAGGGTCTTAGCGAAAAGGTGTCATCTTGCTGTGGACTGAAGGCCTACAACCCACTCAATGAAATATGCTGTCAGTCAACCGTCGTAGCCAAACCTGCGCCAAAGGCCCACTGTTGTGGTCAGG AGGCTTTTGATGTGGACAAGCAGCTGTGTTGTGGTCCGACCCATAACAAGACGATCCTGACGAGATATTCCAGTGACCACCTGTGCTGTGGAAATAACCAGTTTGACTCTAAAGCTGAGTGCTGCTGTTTGATACAGAACGCTCTGAAGACACAACCCATCAGTTCCAGCTGCTGCGTGAAGGAGTCAG CTCGCTTAGGAACAAAGGCCCACAACACATTCCAAGAACTAAGCTCTCAATCTACTGTTGTAGACAAACCTGCGCCACATTTCCAATGCTGTGGTGGAA AGGTATTTAATaatcacacacagctgtgttgtgGTCCGACCCATAACAAGACGATCCTGACGAGATATTCCAGTGACCACCTGTGCTGTGGAAATAACCAGTTTGACTCTAAAGCTGAGTGCTGCTGTTTGATACAGAACGCTCTGAAGACACAACCCATCAGTTCCAGCTGCTGCGTGAAGAAGTCAG CTCACTTAGGAACAAAGGCCCACAACACATTCCAAGAACTAAGCTCTCAATCTACTGTTGTAGACAAACCTGCGCCACATTTCCAATGCTGTGGTGGAA AGGTATTTAATaatcacacacagctgtgttgtgGTCCGACCCATAACAAGACGATCCTGACGAGATATTCCTGTGACCACCTGTGCTGTGGAAATAACCAGTTTGACTCTAAAACTGAGTGCTGCTGTTTGATACAGAACGCTCTGAAGACACAACCCATCAGTTCCAGCTGCTGCGTGAAGGAGTCAG GTCGATGTGATGAGGCCCCTCCTGTGTATAACCCACATACGCATATCTGCTGTGTTGGCTGTGTATCCGAGCGGAAGTCTGAGTGGAAACCTTGGATAGATCAA TTTTATGTCTCACATGGACAACACTACTGCGGGACAGAACTCTATTGGCCTCACACCCAGATCTGCTGCAATGGACACAG ACatcacaaaaaggaaaacacccACTGCTGTGGGGTAAAAGCCTACAACATTAAAGACCCGCGGATGAAGTGCTGTGCATGGGCACTACACACCCTGACTATTGGACATGAAGGGCAGTGCTGTGGATCCATTCTGCAAACCTCAATG AATGTTTGCTGCTCGAGTGAGGACGAGGAGGTGCTCTACTCTGCAAAGACAGGATACCGATGCTGTGGTCACCGCTACTACAACCCCTCACTGTGGTCCTGCTGTGCAGGGAAGCTGAGTCCAGTACAGCAACCACGACAGAATGAGAGCGAGAGGGTTAAAG TGCGAATCGGAACTTTGGAAAGTGTGTCTCCGCACAGCATCATGTTCGGCAACGTGCTGAAAATCCATGGAAGAAATGGCATCGTCACACATATGGCCTCACCTCAAATCCTGAAAACACCTGATCGCTGCAGCTTCCCTAAACTGATCCCTGGGAACAACTACTTATTTGATGAAGTTAATGTTTTTGCTGATTTCCAACATAACTCTATTCTCCAGTCGCTCCATTTCATTATTTCCAAGTGTCATCGTCCTTAG